GCGATGAAGTGCGAGTCGAGAAAATCCAAAGGCAGCAGAAACATAATAACAGTTCCTGTAATGCAAAAAATCTGTGAGAGGTAAAAATGATGATCCGATCCCGATGGTTAATGAAACTCGAAAATTTACCAGAGAGAAACACTTGCATTTGAGcaatcgtttgaaaattctgttatAAATCATGAGGTCTTCGACGGTTGGGCTCAAAACCGGGTTAGGATGAttcctttccattttttctcggTCCTTTTCACCCGGATGCTTTCCGATTTCTTAGTTTCTGTCTTTTTCGAAGTAATAACTGTCAAAAGGGAATTTTTCTGTCTGACGTTCGTCGATAATCGATTGGATTCTCTCATCTCGTTGTTCATTCTTTCTTCCGCATTCACCCGCTTCTTCCTCCACCACATCGTCGTGATCGTACCAACACAGCAACACCAACCTTCCCTTTCTTCGTGAAGATCAATCACGAATCTCGAAAGTTTGGTTATCCAATATGAAGCAACTGAACGAAGTAGTCCAGGATAAAAACTTTATACTACGATTCGCAGAGCTCGTAAGTCGACCAATTGACAGCTCTCGGCTGTAAATTTTCTCTATTCGTCgtgtaatttttcaaagaaatttatGGCAGATTGTTTGCGTCGTCGGGCTCATAGTTCACCACGAAGAGGAGACACTTTTTTTGATTTGGGGCTTCTTCGGATGGTTTTTTATTGCTTTGGCTTTCCTCATAGCTTATCTATTCGAAAAGCCGAACGTATGGACGgtaaaatgaaactttttatcAGAAATCccttaaaattgaaatatctgAATGATTCATTTCTCATTATCCACCCGATCGTTCAACGCTCCGTTTTTTATCTCCATTCAGGAATTTATTTTCCTGGTTATTTGGACGATTCTGATGATTGTTGGGGCGTGTCAAGTTATGGGTGCCGACAGTATCGTATCATTCGTAGCTGCGGCTTTGTTGGTCGTCGACATCGTATTCTTATTGATATTCAAGAGGaagtaaatttattttcaaatgtttcaaatatcaaaaaataaacgaaaaaaatcattattcgactatttttgttatttaaaaaaaaaaaaaaaaaaaaaaaaataaaacattcgaTCGGAAATACCGCCAAtttcttcgatatttttgaataaaaatgatttcccTAAGAAAAATAGCGTCCTCTGATGCTTTTGCGTCGTTGCTTCACAAAGCACcccaaatttatttattttggatCGAAATGAGTGAATACACGTTTTCCATATGCCTATGCTCAAGATAAGGATGCAAAAGGATGCAAGATAAagaattttcagtacaatCACAACGAATTTGGTTTTTTAGTATATATCAATGTTGAACGACTCTTCGATGTCCTTCACAGACTGACCAAATGACTTGACTGATCATGAGACTCGCGATGACTGAAACACGAAATGGATTAGATGAACGAATTTGATTATACGAAAATTCGTATCAGAAATACTtacggatgaaaaaaattccaattacGAGCTCGCCCGAATTTCGCTCGAGGTCTTTAGGAATGTACCATTCTGATCTCACGATGGCGCCTAGCCCAGCGATCATGTAAAGTGGCAGACCGATCACGCTCACAATTGTATCGAGGAGttcgcaattttcttcgagcacGTAACTTCCGGCAAGAGTGACCAGTACGACGATGTAAGTCACCGTGTTTATGCAATAAATTATCCAGAGCCATCTTGGCACCGAGTTAACCTCGACGTGACACAATAATCCGAGACAAATTAGGACGAAAAGCTATGGGAGATGTGACTCGATTCGTTGAAGGTTAAAACATCGTTTATCGTATTTCATGCTTGGAAAATGAAGGAGAAAAACATTACCAGCTCTATTATCTTGAGCAGGAAACGATGATTTCGTGCCAACTGTTGAAAATTCGCTACCATGGGGAAATTTGACTAGCGAAGgagatatttttcttgaacttttgaattgaaaattgtttcaCGTAAAAACATCATCCATGAACGTCAGTTACATTCGATCACGCGATAAAACAAACGACGAAATTTTATCTTCTGCTCGTactaaaacgtcaattttttcttccacttattttttcattgcgtACAGCAGAATGTCGATCGCTTCAGCTATAATTGCAGCTGAAACGAGcaatgtcaataaatttataGTCTCATCCATGGAGTTTTATCTCCGCAATATCGATCGCTAACTTCGTTACTTACTTATCGTAAGTCCAAGATGGGCTTGGCGGCGACCATTCGGGTTCCCTACAGAattcaatcgaacgaaaatcaCTCAAATGTTTTCATGCACACTGAAAAACCAATTACACGATCAACAAATATATTGCTGAGATGTTTTGTAACAAATATTTAAATTGTCTCGAATTTAGACCCAGGATAACTCGTTTTAGGCTGGAACTGGAAATAGTAAAATCCTTTTTTAATAGAATGAATGATTAAGTGTATCTCCAACCCAAAAGTTGATCCTAACTAAATTTGTCGTAATTATTTCTCGCTGTCCTTGAATTCGTTGAATAAAAGTATTCCAAGTATCACGCGGAGATGGCACGAAATAAAAGAACTGTAGAAACGTTTGTTGGAAATATTAACAGTAATTTTTCGTCCAGGCAGCAAATCTTTGATCGTCTCAACGCAAACCTCCGTTTCGGTGTAACGAATATTACcataatatttgaaatttcgttgCCTCAACGAAAGCATTGTGTTCGAATACGTCAACCAAAGTATATCAAATACaagcaaaagcaacatttgcATTTcgaaatcagtttttttatcgaaacctCTATTTATGGGGGGCCACGACGGATTAAGGAAATCgacatttatacatttttgctTACAAACTTCGTTCTCATCGTACGCTACCGTCTCCAAGTTTCGACGACGAGAAACTATAGAAAGGGATAAAAATGTGGATTAATTTTCCAAGTTCATTTGCTCACAGGTCACCTCGGTGTGTTCGCCATCAGCTGTTTCTACTTGTTTTTGTGCAGGTACTCTCGTATATAGATAACTACCTTTTGGCCAGAAGGAGCATGCGATTAGGAGCATGACGATCACCGAAACAATCAGGCTCACTTCCTGCACGAAAAGTGTCCCAATATTTTCAGTTGCTCTCCCATTCGtcacttttttaaattaatttccattttttctttcattccatCTCATAACATAACATTTATTTGCGTACCGTTGCTACCGGAGAGTCGAGGAAAACTATAGAAAATATGAGAACCAGCATAACGATGGTAGTTGTATTCATGACCGAATCCATCATGTAGTTCGTTCTCCAGAGTTTCTCCGGTATCACACTCACCAAAATGATCAAGATCAGAAGTGCCTGGCACAGATATAACTTTCGTATAATAtgaacatttattattttctttgagACCATACCAATGTTACTAATTTGAGAACGAGATGGATATTTTTCGACGAAACACCCATCTTTTGAAGAAGAATATCCTCTGTAGGTTTCcttttgttgaaaattcttcaattaaaCTGACAGCTCGAATTGACGTGTAGGCACGTCTGCTATTCCAGTTGGTTAAAAGAGTCCTGTTAGTTAAGAGCTCGAGTCTTTTGTTTCGACATCATCGATACACACGTTGAGGACATTTGGATGGTCCTTGTAATGTCACgtgactcggtagagtctccgTTAGCCTAAATAAAGCGGTTCGCAGTCGTGCAGATATATTGGAATgccaataattatttttggcattctgCTGTTGAGTCTTTAAAAGTATTATgtcgaaattgaatttcctgaTAAAAACGCATTCGATTTAAAACCCTGCtttgagggagaaaaaatgtttttcaccgATTTGTATATTTCTATCGTTGAAAATGATTGTAATTGGATGGTATGGACAAGAGAAATGTTGCTCATCTCagcatcgaaaaatgaattaccACTTTTTTGTTTACAACAATGAATTTATTCGTAATGCTAAATTATGGAAATAATGATTGAACAGGATCATGATTGATGTTTTGTTGCAGACCTATAGAATTATCAGATTGTTATTTGTATTGGATGCGAAGCTAGCGTCCTGGAATTCGAGTTGAACGATGCGTTGGATCTGAGACTCAAAGGACGCGTGTCTCGTGTTACAAAGGCGTGAAGAAGTTCCAGCAAGTGGATCATCAGAGCTACGAAACATACGATCCCCTTTGCAAGTAGATACGTCCAGCATATTGTGTTTTCTTCGTGTCTCACAGAATCCATTATCGATGACAGGCACCAGCCATAACTGAGAAAAGCCACGATTGAAAAAGTAACGTTCTGAAAAACGTATGAAccaaaatcaaataattgaGAATTTGTTGATGAAACAGTTTGGTAAACCGAGCCCAAACAACAtcaaataattgttaattaccGAAGATCTCAGGACACatgttcgataaaaaaaataaccaaaGGCAAACTGTTACTGAATTCATGCAAAAGAACACCGACTTGAGCTACTCTTGCTACTGCGGGGTCAACTTTCATCGAAATTGTCTCTacagttttattttcatttttgtataaTTCATGCAACAtcgttttatgaaaattgcaaTATTGTTTATCAACTTTCTTGTTCAAATCTGCGGTGGAGTTGAATTTAAAATGTATTTTGTACGAAACAAACAAAGGATGGgagaacaaatatttttgaccTCTGAGGGAGTTTTCTCAGTAACCGATGCTTGGAAAATTTGTACGATAATAAATAGTACTGCATGAAATACGTTGTTGACCTACCAGTCGAGAATCAATGGTACAGTTGGCTAAATGACCGAACAAGAGGACGACCGAAACGACGCTGAAAGTTCCGAATACCCCTGGCACGAGACTGCTGTCAACGAGAGCTGTATAGGCAGGTTGGGAAACGTGCAAACCCATGCCACTACCTGCCAAAGCCTTCCTCCAAAAAGGACgaacagaaaaatcgattcttcaaattccaacttttttccttAACCTCAAAGCTAAACAGGCTGTTGAAagtataaaaatgatgaatgaaTCGTCGATTGTAACCGAAAAACGCACGAGCTGAGAAAACTTGAAGTAAGAAACATGTGAGAAAagtcgatttcgaaaattcttcagAGTCTCGACGCACTCGCTCTTCGTGATTCTTCTTTTACATTGAAACTCCCAACACGTCATTATTGTAGTGTTTACTGCATGAAGGAAGAAATCGATGCAAAtcagaatcgataaaaaacatttcgagttctcgaaattttcatttattttgccAACCTGTTACATTTCCTTTTCGACGTATTAATAATACttataaacgtaaaaatcataaatttaaaTTAGCAAAAAGAATGACACGTGAAgagtgaatgaaaaatgggaaaatgtaattcttcgttttttcgtcaGTTGTGCGATGAGTCAATGATTCGGTATGAGTCAGTCCATTCAACCTCGTGATTATTTCGATCGGAATTTTCTTTGTACTATAGTGATGTATCATTTTATCGGAACAGTAAAAAAACGATGCGAAGCAATTTTTGCCTTTTCGCATGGTATAACCCgtattattaattatattcGTCCTTCGCGTACGCAAAAACACTGAGCAGTGTGTCCACAAGATACGCAGCGCCTTCGAGTACGCACAGCGAACCCATAGCCAACCCGACCTGGAAATAAAAACAGAGCACAAATGACCACGTGAAAATCCAAAAAGATCTTCCTTCCATTGTCTCAGGTTATTTTTCAGACGAATGTACGAATAGACCAAGTGAATATGGCTTTaaaatattctcattttcaCAAGCCTTATCTCAAAAACGAATCAATTATACTCTCGCTATTTCGAGGGAAAACTCGATGGTCTCGAAGGAAAAGAATGAACGACGCAAGCTCGCGTGcttaaaaaaacgtgtttttacctCTCTCTCAGGTGTAACCAGCGTGTTTTTGTGCTCAGGCTGATAACCATGCCAGTAATGAAGCGCAGTACCACCGACCGCAACGAACATGAACATTCCCacaaaattcattattatttcctgaaaaaccgaaaattcatttgaccAAACGATTATTTAGCAAATGATGTCATAGTTATTTTAGATCATGTGCACATATTAATGTTGATTGTTTATGCAATTGCATCGGATTTATATCCGAAAACAATGATTTTGATTTGGAGTTAATTTAGCGAGTACTCTTAATTGAATTAGTGGATTTCCGTGTACTCACAATGAGGGTTTTTTTGTGTTCGGTAGTTCCAAAACAATACGTGATTAAGACGGCGCTCGTGTATATGAAAAATCCAACGAATACACCCGAAGCAACGATTTCGGCGTcgggatttttttcctcgttcagATTCCATGTTCCACCAACTCCGAGAAATTCGCCACCGTATCCTGTTCGATACAGGATCAGGACGATCAGATTGATCACCTGAAAATCAAAG
This sequence is a window from Venturia canescens isolate UGA chromosome 8, ASM1945775v1, whole genome shotgun sequence. Protein-coding genes within it:
- the Ssk gene encoding protein snakeskin, which gives rise to MVSVHTIGGIVIKVLKLVINLIVLILYRTGYGGEFLGVGGTWNLNEEKNPDAEIVASGVFVGFFIYTSAVLITYCFGTTEHKKTLIEIIMNFVGMFMFVAVGGTALHYWHGYQPEHKNTLVTPEREVGLAMGSLCVLEGAAYLVDTLLSVFAYAKDEYN